One genomic segment of Garra rufa chromosome 13, GarRuf1.0, whole genome shotgun sequence includes these proteins:
- the psmc1b gene encoding proteasome 26S subunit, ATPase 1b, whose translation MGQSQSGGHGPGGGKKDDKDKKKKYEPPIPTRVGKKKRKAKGPDAASKLPLVTPHTQCRLKLLKQDRIKDYLLMEEEFIRNQEQMKPLEEKQEEERSKVDDLRGTPMSVGTLEEIIDDNHAIVSTSVGSEHYVSILSFVDKDLLEPGCSVLLNHKVHAVIGVLMDDTDPLVTVMKVEKAPQETYADIGGLDNQIQEIKESVELPLTHPEYYEEMGIKPPKGVILYGAPGTGKTLLAKAVANQTSATFLRVVGSELIQKYLGDGPKLVRELFRVAEEHAPSIVFIDEIDAIGTKRYDSNSGGEREIQRTMLELLNQLDGFDSRGDVKVIMATNRIETLDPALIRPGRIDRKIEFPLPDEKTKRRIFQIHTSRMTVAEDVNLDDLILAKDDLSGADIKAICTEAGLMALRERRMKVTNEDFKKSKENVLYKKQEGTPEGLYL comes from the exons ATG GGCCAGAGTCAAAGCGGAGGGCACGGACCGGGAGGTGGAAAGAAAGATGATAAG GACAAGAAGAAGAAATATGAGCCGCCCATTCCAACTAGAGTGGGCAAGAAGAAGAGGAAGGCCAAGGGCCCTGATGCTGCCAGCAAACTGCCTTTAG TCACCCCTCACACACAGTGCAGGCTGAAACTCCTGAAGCAGGATAGAATTAAAGATTACCTGCTGATGGAAGAGGAGTTCATCCGAAACCAGGAGCAGATGAAACCTCTAGAGGAGAAACAGGAG GAGGAGAGGTCAAAGGTTGATGACCTGAGGGGGACTCCTATGTCTGTGGGAACCCTAGAGGAGATCATTGATGACAATCATGCCATCGTCTCCACATCTGTGGGCTCTGAGCACTACGTCAGCATTCTGTCATTTGTCGACAAAGATCTGCTGGAGCCCGGTTGTTCTGTCTTACTCAATCACAAG GTCCATGCTGTCATAGGGGTTCTGATGGATGACACAGACCCTCTTGTTACCGTCATGAAGGTGGAGAAGGCTCCACAGGAGACATACGCTGACATCGGTGGCCTGGACAATCAGATACAAGAAATTAAG GAGTCTGTGGAGCTTCCGCTGACCCATCCGGAGTATTATGAGGAAATGGGAATTAAGCCTCCCAAAGGGGTCATTCTCTACGGTGCCCCTGGAACAG GTAAAACCCTCCTTGCCAAGGCGGTGGCCAATCAGACGTCTGCAACATTTTTGCGGGTTGTTGGTTCAGAGCTGATTCAGAAGTATCTCGGCGACGGCCCTAAACTAGTACGTGAGCTCTTCAGGGTGGCAGAGGAACATGCTCCTTCTATCGTCTTCATTGATGAGATTGATGCCATTGGAACTAAAAG ATATGACTCAAACTCAGGAGGTGAACGTGAAATTCAGAGAACCATGTTGGAGCTCCTCAACCAGCTGGATGGCTTTGATTCACGTGGAGATGTGAAGGTCATTATGGCTACCAACAGAATAGAGACCCTTGACCCTGCTCTTATTAGACCGG GTCGCATTGACCGTAAGATTGAGTTCCCGTTGCCAGATGAGAAAACCAAGAGAAGGATCTTCCAGATCCACACCAGCAGAATGACCGTGGCTGAGGATGTAAACTTGGACGACCTCATCCTGGCTAAAGACGACCTTTCAGGAGCTGATATTAAG GCCATCTGTACGGAAGCAGGTCTCATGGCCCTCAGAGAACGCAGGATGAAGGTCACCAACGAGGACTTCAAGAAGTCGAAAGAAAACGTTTTGTATAAGAAGCAGGAGGGCACCCCTGAAGGCCTCTATCTCTAA